Proteins encoded within one genomic window of Myxococcales bacterium:
- a CDS encoding glycosyltransferase family 4 protein: MTLAIHVTHEAVQKFGGIGTVLHGLITSKLYHKQFEHNLLYTPLFTLATDPDERLGEDSEIIYSGIDGVDRANLSSKLASIEKKYGVRIVYGKKYFYDDADSRKKFSSDIVALDIWEMPQGVVDDFKFRLWEHYQIRSEKYQHDRDYEQYLRIAIPMVEIAEALFGDERIMLFSHEYMGMASALAIEICKKTGRRSGDGTIFYAHEVSTARVIVENHPGHDFTFYNTMAIDRDNGVSLEDTYGSKENYSRNELVKRASLLDRIFAVSEITRNEYIYLCPHADQSKIRVVYNGVNHGDARYRDKVESTAKIKEYCERIFNFRPDYIFTHVTRLVPSKAIWRDIHLMYYIDEELSKSGKKGFFTILSTLIGPGRDPELVYKMESDYGWPVMHREGWPDLVGSEEDLYSQLQLFNARSKAIKAVFLNQFGFSRERCGSRVPENTSLRDLRLSSDMEFGLSIYEPFGIAQLETTPFGGSAAVSTSCGCHELLKSLLKEHHYIGIDFTMVPKSFLELFKNKEDFLNVNFSLRDQIEAEICRDASKSLIAQLPKDDAARRTKFKEIQKASEGLSWDNVAARLIANLP; encoded by the coding sequence ATGACACTAGCTATCCATGTAACCCACGAAGCCGTGCAAAAATTCGGAGGGATTGGCACTGTTTTGCATGGTCTTATCACCAGCAAACTTTATCACAAACAGTTCGAACACAACCTGCTTTACACTCCGCTTTTCACGCTGGCGACCGACCCCGATGAAAGACTCGGAGAGGACTCGGAAATAATCTATTCCGGGATAGACGGCGTAGATCGCGCAAATCTTTCCTCTAAGCTCGCTTCAATAGAAAAAAAATACGGCGTCAGAATAGTTTATGGTAAAAAATATTTTTACGACGACGCGGACAGTCGGAAAAAATTTTCATCAGATATAGTAGCGCTGGATATATGGGAGATGCCTCAGGGAGTAGTCGATGATTTCAAATTCAGGCTATGGGAGCACTATCAAATTCGATCAGAAAAATATCAGCATGACCGCGACTACGAACAATACCTGAGGATAGCCATACCCATGGTTGAAATAGCGGAAGCGCTTTTCGGCGATGAAAGGATAATGCTGTTTTCCCATGAATACATGGGAATGGCATCGGCTCTAGCCATCGAAATATGTAAAAAGACCGGTCGCAGATCCGGGGATGGGACTATATTCTACGCTCACGAAGTATCAACGGCCAGGGTGATAGTTGAAAATCATCCCGGTCACGACTTCACCTTCTACAACACCATGGCTATCGATCGCGATAACGGTGTTTCTCTTGAAGATACCTACGGGTCAAAGGAAAACTATTCGAGAAATGAACTGGTGAAGCGGGCATCTTTGCTCGACAGGATATTCGCGGTCAGCGAAATAACCCGAAATGAATATATCTATCTATGCCCCCACGCGGATCAATCTAAGATCAGAGTGGTATATAACGGGGTCAATCACGGAGACGCCCGTTATCGAGACAAGGTCGAAAGCACCGCAAAGATCAAGGAATACTGCGAGCGCATTTTCAACTTCAGGCCGGACTACATATTCACGCATGTGACGAGGCTGGTGCCAAGCAAGGCGATTTGGCGCGACATACATCTCATGTACTACATCGACGAGGAGCTTTCTAAATCCGGTAAAAAGGGATTTTTCACCATACTCTCAACGCTGATAGGGCCTGGGCGAGATCCGGAGCTCGTGTATAAAATGGAGTCAGATTACGGCTGGCCTGTGATGCACAGGGAGGGGTGGCCGGACCTGGTGGGGTCGGAGGAAGATCTTTACTCCCAGCTTCAGCTTTTTAACGCCAGATCGAAGGCAATCAAAGCCGTTTTTCTAAACCAGTTCGGATTCAGCCGTGAAAGATGCGGGTCGAGGGTCCCTGAGAATACTTCACTGCGCGATTTAAGGCTTTCGAGCGATATGGAGTTCGGGCTTTCGATCTACGAGCCCTTCGGAATAGCGCAGCTAGAAACAACACCTTTCGGAGGAAGCGCTGCAGTAAGCACATCCTGCGGATGCCATGAACTTTTGAAGAGTCTGCTGAAGGAACATCATTATATCGGAATAGACTTCACCATGGTTCCCAAGTCATTTCTTGAACTGTTCAAAAACAAGGAAGATTTTTTGAACGTCAATTTTTCCCTCAGAGACCAGATCGAAGCGGAAATATGCAGGGACGCCTCCAAGAGCCTAATCGCACAACTGCCAAAGGATGATGCGGCGAGAAGAACAAAGTTCAAGGAAATTCAAAAAGCATCTGAAGGACTATCTTGGGACAACGTGGCAGCGAGGCTGATAGCAAACCTGCCGTAA